Proteins encoded together in one Solanum lycopersicum chromosome 7, SLM_r2.1 window:
- the LOC101246451 gene encoding nuclear/nucleolar GTPase 2-like, translated as MAKNKSGNRSSATTRRLKMYNSRPKRDRKGKILKHEYQSKQLPSTRIQPDPRWFINTRVISQEKLESFREEIQDRLSSNYNIIMNGSNLPMSLVNEHKKKGKAHQLGSKPSAETEKKHAKHFKSLAKKADTP; from the exons ATGGCGAAGAACAAAAGCGGCAACCGTAGCTCCGCCACTACACGGCGGCTGAAGATGTATAATTCTAGGCCGAAGCGTGACCGGAAGGGCAAAATATTGAAGCACGAGTATCAATCAAAGCAGCTTCCGTCAACGAGGATACAGCCAGATCCCCGATGGTTCA TCAATACTCGGGTGATTAGTCAGGAGAAATTGGAATCATTTAGAGAAGAGATTCAAGATCGGCTTTCTAGCAACTACAATATCATCATGAATGGAAGTAATTTGCCCATGTCCCTTGTGAATGAACACAAGAAG AAAGGAAAAGCCCATCAACTTGGCAGTAAGCCTTCTGCTGAAACAGAGAAAAAACACGcaaaacattttaaatcattagCCAAGAAGGCCGATAcaccttaa
- the LOC101251492 gene encoding uncharacterized protein produces MMENQSLCDDNMEEAEYVLLDLDDLPCEVYIPPNAPYVLSGLDTLNPILTIDGKIKLIGQYDETIGTCLVFDEKDTPPEEAGPSEANLCPGRPTLDPKQTKSKQVKLVTQLQKILKFRLLQNSETEDAREKPKED; encoded by the exons ATGATGGAAAACCAGTCACTTTGTGATGATAACATGGAGGAAGCAGAGTATGTATTGCTTGATCTAGATGACCTTCCTTGTGAAGTTTACATTCCCCCAAATGCACCATATGTTCTCTCG GGTCTTGACACGTTGAACCCCATCTTGACCATCGATGGTAAAATTAAGCTG ATTGGACAGTATGATGAGACTATTGGGACATGCcttgtttttgatgaaaaag ATACCCCTCCTGAAGAAGCTGGACCTTCTGAAGCTAACCTTTGCCCAGGAAGGCCCACGTTAGATCCTAAGCAAACCAAGTCGAAACAAGTCAAGCTTGTAACACAGCTTCAAAAGATACTTAAATTCAGGCTGTTGCAGAATAGTGAAACTGAAGATGCAAGAGAGAAGCCAAAAGAAGATTAG
- the LOC101251010 gene encoding ultraviolet-B receptor UVR8: MIYFDLDYKISPPSPSFSYSISSNFLTSDIFLIKCVNCFHFRIKDCFCEGKMGDRLRSTLMEDLPVHLILEILMSGRLAVIDLISLELTSRTFRGTHGLFPKKFKSLVDYAAFQLCGLSSIYASLHCNAQEELLTRCNGNWKRLLRFLMAVEQSSDMVETSAGNMQIRSGRYHTLLINDSAAYSCGSSLCGVLGHGPETTQCVEFTRISFPVPVQVAQVSASHNHAAFVTGSGQVFTCGDNSSFCCGHRDTGRPIFRPRMVEALKNIPVKQVAAGLSFTMFLTRKGHVFTCGTNGHGQLGHGDTSDRPTPTCIELLASIGSVVQIAAGPSYALAVSDDGTLYSFGSGTNFCLGHGEQQNELQPRAIQSFKRKGINVARVSAGDEHVVALDSTGYVYTWGKGYCGALGHGDETDKTTPSHLTSLKSHLAVQVCASKRKTFVLVDDGSVYGFGWMGFGSLGFLDRGASDKVLKPRILESLRSHHISQISTGLYHTVVVTNCGRVFGFGDNERAQLGHDAVRGCLEPTEMFMEKAISTKY; this comes from the exons ATGATTTATTTCGACTTAGATTATAAGATTTCCCCACCAAGTCcttcattttcttattcaatttcatcaaattttcttACAtctgatattttcttgataaagTGTGTTAATTGTTTCCATTTTCGTATAAAAGATTGTTTTTGTGAAGGGAAAATGGGGGATCGTTTGAGGTCAACTTTAATGGAGGATTTGCCAGTACATTTGATTCTTGAAATATTGATGTCCGGTCGATTAGCTGTTATTGATTTAATAAGTTTAGAGCTAACTTCAAGGACTTTTAGGGGAACACATGGTTTGTTTCCTAAAAAGTTCAAGTCTTTGGTAGATTATGCTGCTTTTCAGCTTTGTGGATTGAGTTCAATCTATGCTTCTTTGCATTGTAATGCTCAGGAAGAGCTGTTGACGCGATGTAACGGCAATTGGAAGCGTCTTTTGAGGTTCTTGATGGCTGTGGAACAGTCCTCTGATATGGTTGAAACTTCTGCAGGCAAT ATGCAAATAAGGAGTGGCAGGTATCACACACTGCTAATCAATGATTCAGCAGCATACTCTTGTGGTTCCAGTTTATGCGGCGTCCTTGGTCATGGGCCTGAAACAACTCAGTGTGTGGAATTTACTCGAATTAGCTTTCCTGTTCCCGTACAAGTTGCGCAAGTTTCAGCTTCTCATAATCATGCTGCTTTTGTCACAGGGTCTGGACAG GTGTTCACATGTGGAGATAACTCATCATTCTGTTGTGGGCATAGAGACACTGGACGCCCAATCTTCAGGCCAAGAATGGTTGAAGCATTGAAAAATATTCCTGTCAAGCAG GTTGCTGCAGGTCTCAGTTTTACTATGTTTCTCACTAGGAAAGGTCATGTTTTCACATGCGGAACGAACGGACATGGTCAACTTGGTCATGGTGACACATCGGATAGGCCAACACCGACATGTATAGAACTACTCGCATCTATTGGTTCTGTAGTTCAGATTGCTGCTGGACCTAGTTATGCACTTGCAGTGTCTGATGATGGGACTCTATACTCTTTTGGTTCGGGTACTAATTTCTGCCTTGGTCATGGAGAACAGCAGAATGAACTCCAGCCACGTGCAATCCAGTCGTTTAAGAGGAAGGGCATTAATGTGGCTCGTGTTTCTGCTGGAGATGAGCATGTTGTGGCACTGGATTCCACTGGATAT GTATATACTTGGGGGAAAGGTTATTGCGGTGCATTGGGGCATGGTGATGAGACTGATAAGACTACTCCGTCACACTTGACCAGCCTTAAGAGCCATCTAGCAGTTCAG GTTTGTGCAAGCAAGAGGAAAACGTTTGTCCTTGTGGACGATGGTTCTGTTTATGGCTTTGGCTGGATGGGTTTTGGTAGCCTCGGATTCCTTGACAGAGGAGCATCAGATAAAGTTTTGAAGCCTCGTATCCTGGAGAGCTTGAGATCCCATCACATATCTCAAATCAGCACTGGCTTATACCACACAGTAGTTGTTACAAATTGTGGACGAGTCTTTGGATTTGGAGACAACGAAAGAGCCCAACTTGGACATGATGCAGTAAGGGGATGTCTTGAACCTACAGAAATGTTTATGGAGAAAGCAATAAGTACAAAATATTGA
- the LOC101250137 gene encoding lanC-like protein GCL2 isoform X1, producing MADRFFPNTMPSFVDETTVKESFLEGAKDPLLELLYLPYGTVCDNLKRVAFDLKETIVKETWVCKRGRVSDYTIYTGALGTAFLLFKAYQVTLDKNDLALCSDIIKACDSASRGSGRVTFICGQAGVYSLGAVVAKQSGDEQLCDHYLTKFKEIELPKDLPNELLYGRAGFLWACSFLNKNIGRETISPTQIVRNFTNFNHVCFLIMNGSLFLRNFFMQRAVVAEVIKSGRKMGKGKCPLMYEWHGKRYWGAAHGLAGIMHVLMDMELKADEVEDVKATLHYMIRNRFPSGNYPSSEGSESDRLVHWCHGAPGVALTLIKAAKVFSNDEFLQAAIEAAEVIWNRGLLKRVGICHGVSGNSYVFLSLYRLTGKVEYLYKAKAFACFLHARAQILVSEGVMHGGDRPYSLFEGMGGMAYLFFDMIDPIETRFPAYEL from the exons ATGGCAGATCGTTTCTTTCCAAACACCATGCCTAGTTTTGTTGATGAAACTACAGTTAAAGAATCATTTCTTGAAGGAGCAAAAGATCCATTGTTAGAGCTTCTGTATTTGCCTTATGGTACTGTTTGCGACAATCTCAAAAGGGTTGCTTTTGATCTCAAAGAAACG ATTGTGAAGGAGACATGGGTATGTAAAAGGGGAAGAGTGAGTGACTATACAATTTACACTGGAGCTTTAGGAACtgcttttttgttatttaaagcTTACCAAGTTACTCTTGACAAGAATGATCTTGCTCTCTGTTCTGATATTATCAAGGCTTGTGACTCTGCTTCCCGCGGTTCTGG GCGTGTGACTTTCATATGTGGACAAGCTGGTGTTTATTCTCTTGGTGCAGTTGTGGCCAAACAGAGCGGGGATGAACAATTGTGTGATCACTATCTGACGAAATTCaaagag ATTGAGCTTCCTAAAGATCTTCCAAATGAGTTGTTGTATGGGAGGGCTGGTTTCTTGTGGGCTTGTTCATTCTTAAACAAAAATATTGGTAGAGAAACAATATCTCCAACCCAAATTGTAAGAAACTTCACAAATTTCAATCACGTATGCTTCCTCATTATGAATGGCTCTTTATTTCTTCGGAATTTTTTTATGCAGCGAGCAGTTGTTGCTGAGGTTATAAAGTCCGGACGAAAAATGGGGAAAGGAAAATGTCCACTGATGTATGAATGGCATGGAAAAAGATACTGGGGTGCTGCTCATGGACTAGCTGGGATAATGCATGTACTTATGGACATGGAACTGAAAGCAGATGAGGTCGAGGATGTGAAGGCTACACTGCATTACATGATCCGAAATCGTTTTCCTAGTGGAAATTACCCCTCAAGTGAAGGAAGTGAATCTGACCGACTTGTGCATTGGTGTCATGGTGCTCCAGGTGTTGCCCTTACTCTAATCAAAGCAGCTAAG GTTTTCAGCAATGACGAGTTTCTGCAGGCAGCTATAGAAGCAGCTGAGGTGATTTGGAATCGAGGCTTACTCAAACGAGTTGGAATATGTCACGGTGTTAGTGGAAATTCCTATGTCTTTCTTTCACTGTATCGTTTGACAGGTAAAGTTGAGTATTTGTACAAGGCAAAGGCCTTCGCGTGCTTTCTGCACGCTAGAGCTCAAATACTTGTATCAGAGGGAGTTATGCATGGAGGTGATCGTCCATACTCGTTGTTTGAAGGAATGGGAGGAATGGCTTATCTCTTTTTCGACATGATAGATCCAATAGAAACAAGGTTCCCTGCTTATGAACTCTAG
- the LOC101250137 gene encoding lanC-like protein GCL2 isoform X2, whose amino-acid sequence MADRFFPNTMPSFVDETTVKESFLEGAKDPLLELLYLPYGTVCDNLKRVAFDLKETIVKETWVCKRGRVSDYTIYTGALGTAFLLFKAYQVTLDKNDLALCSDIIKACDSASRGSGRVTFICGQAGVYSLGAVVAKQSGDEQLCDHYLTKFKEIELPKDLPNELLYGRAGFLWACSFLNKNIGRETISPTQIRAVVAEVIKSGRKMGKGKCPLMYEWHGKRYWGAAHGLAGIMHVLMDMELKADEVEDVKATLHYMIRNRFPSGNYPSSEGSESDRLVHWCHGAPGVALTLIKAAKVFSNDEFLQAAIEAAEVIWNRGLLKRVGICHGVSGNSYVFLSLYRLTGKVEYLYKAKAFACFLHARAQILVSEGVMHGGDRPYSLFEGMGGMAYLFFDMIDPIETRFPAYEL is encoded by the exons ATGGCAGATCGTTTCTTTCCAAACACCATGCCTAGTTTTGTTGATGAAACTACAGTTAAAGAATCATTTCTTGAAGGAGCAAAAGATCCATTGTTAGAGCTTCTGTATTTGCCTTATGGTACTGTTTGCGACAATCTCAAAAGGGTTGCTTTTGATCTCAAAGAAACG ATTGTGAAGGAGACATGGGTATGTAAAAGGGGAAGAGTGAGTGACTATACAATTTACACTGGAGCTTTAGGAACtgcttttttgttatttaaagcTTACCAAGTTACTCTTGACAAGAATGATCTTGCTCTCTGTTCTGATATTATCAAGGCTTGTGACTCTGCTTCCCGCGGTTCTGG GCGTGTGACTTTCATATGTGGACAAGCTGGTGTTTATTCTCTTGGTGCAGTTGTGGCCAAACAGAGCGGGGATGAACAATTGTGTGATCACTATCTGACGAAATTCaaagag ATTGAGCTTCCTAAAGATCTTCCAAATGAGTTGTTGTATGGGAGGGCTGGTTTCTTGTGGGCTTGTTCATTCTTAAACAAAAATATTGGTAGAGAAACAATATCTCCAACCCAAATT CGAGCAGTTGTTGCTGAGGTTATAAAGTCCGGACGAAAAATGGGGAAAGGAAAATGTCCACTGATGTATGAATGGCATGGAAAAAGATACTGGGGTGCTGCTCATGGACTAGCTGGGATAATGCATGTACTTATGGACATGGAACTGAAAGCAGATGAGGTCGAGGATGTGAAGGCTACACTGCATTACATGATCCGAAATCGTTTTCCTAGTGGAAATTACCCCTCAAGTGAAGGAAGTGAATCTGACCGACTTGTGCATTGGTGTCATGGTGCTCCAGGTGTTGCCCTTACTCTAATCAAAGCAGCTAAG GTTTTCAGCAATGACGAGTTTCTGCAGGCAGCTATAGAAGCAGCTGAGGTGATTTGGAATCGAGGCTTACTCAAACGAGTTGGAATATGTCACGGTGTTAGTGGAAATTCCTATGTCTTTCTTTCACTGTATCGTTTGACAGGTAAAGTTGAGTATTTGTACAAGGCAAAGGCCTTCGCGTGCTTTCTGCACGCTAGAGCTCAAATACTTGTATCAGAGGGAGTTATGCATGGAGGTGATCGTCCATACTCGTTGTTTGAAGGAATGGGAGGAATGGCTTATCTCTTTTTCGACATGATAGATCCAATAGAAACAAGGTTCCCTGCTTATGAACTCTAG
- the LOC101250427 gene encoding lanC-like protein GCR2: MTERYYPNEMDELSIEELVPENTKDSLFKLLSLPYDTITQRLKLDAINLKDEVVRETWSTKGRHVKDYTLYTGTLGTAYLLFKSYQITRNIDDIALCSDIIQACDTACNGFGPPTFIGGHAGIYALGAVAAKNNGDDQLCQIFLTKFKEMKLPIDLGDDLFYGRAGYLWACSFLNKHLGKGTISISQMREVVNELVKSGRKLSKLENFKSPLMYESRGKKYWGAAHGLAGVMNVLLDMELKQDEIEDVKGTLRYMIKNRFSSGNYRTSEGDESDVRVHWCHGAPGVALTLAKAAKVFGDDEFLEAAREAGEVVWRRGLLKRVGICHGISGNAYVFLSLYKLTREEEYLYKAKAFACFLHDRAHTLICEGVMHKGDHPFSLFEGIGGMACLFLDLVEPFESRFPAYEV, translated from the exons aTGACAGAACGTTACTATCCTAATGAAATGGATGAGCTTTCAATTGAAGAATTGGTACCTGAAAATACAAAAGACTCTTTATTCAAACTTCTTTCACTTCCTTATGATACTATTACTCAAAGACTCAAGCTAGATGCTATAAACCTCAAAGATGAA GTTGTGAGGGAGACATGGTCAACGAAAGGAAGACATGTAAAAGACTACACACTCTACACTGGAACTTTAGGGACTGCTTATTTACTATTCAAATCATATCAAATTACTCGAAACATCGATGATATAGCACTTTGCTCCGATATTATTCAGGCATGTGACACCGCTTGCAATGGCTTTGG GCCACCTACATTTATAGGCGGCCACGCAGGTATTTACGCTCTTGGTGCTGTTGCTGCGAAGAACAATGGTGATGATCAgttatgtcaaatttttttgactAAATTCAAGGAG atgaAACTTCCAATAGATCTTGGAGATGACTTGTTTTATGGTAGAGCAGGGTACTTATGGGCATGTTCTTTCTTAAATAAACATCTTGGCAAAGGCACAATATCCATCTCCCAAATG AGAGAAGTTGTGAATGAACTCGTCAAGTCAGGTAGAAAGTTGTCGAAATTAGAGAATTTTAAGTCTCCTTTAATGTACGAATCGAGGGGGAAAAAGTACTGGGGAGCTGCCCATGGATTAGCTGGTGTTATGAATGTTTTACTAGACATGGAACTGAAACAAGATGAAATTGAAGATGTTAAAGGAACATTAAGGTACATGATCAAGAATCGATTTTCGAGTGGAAATTATCGTACTAGTGAAGGAGATGAATCAGATGTTCGCGTCCATTGGTGTCATGGTGCTCCTGGTGTTGCACTCACCCTTGCAAAAGCAGCTAAG GTTTTTGGTGATGATGAGTTTCTCGAAGCAGCTAGAGAAGCAGGGGAGGTAGTATGGAGACGAGGTTTACTCAAACGAGTCGGGATTTGTCATGGAATCAGTGGGAATGCTTATGTTTTTCTATCACTATACAAACTAACAAGGGAAGAGGAGTATTTATACAAAGCAAAAGCATTTGCTTGTTTTCTACATGATAGAGCTCATACTTTGATATGTGAAGGTGTTATGCATAAAGGTGATCATCCATTTTCTTTGTTTGAAGGAATTGGAGGAATGGCTTGTTTGTTTTTGGATCTTGTTGAGCCATTTGAGTCTAGGTTCCCTGCCTATGAAGTCTAG